The genomic window TTCCTCGATGAGCGCATCCAGGGCAGCGGCGATGGCGTGGTCTCGGTCACGCGTCGCGTGCTGGTAGATCATTGCAGCCCGAGTGCTGGAGTGGCCGATGCGCGCCATGAGTTCCTTGAGCGTGGCCCCGCTCTGCGCCGACCAGGTGCTGCCTGTGTGCCGAAGGTCGTGCAGGTGCAGTCCGGGCGAGTCCGGGATGCCAGCGACGAGTAGAGCCTCGCGCCACACTCGGTTGAAATTGCGCCTACGAGGGATCGCTCCGAGCGGACCAACGAAAAGGCGTCCGTTGGGGCCGGCTTGGGCGTGGCGAGCAAGGTGCGATTCTATGTCGACGCGAAGGCCCGGTGGAAGGCTAATCGGGCGGGTGCCCGCCGCCGATTTGGGATCGTCGTCCAATTGTGTTCCGTCCTGCATTTCAGCGGTGGCGCGGTGGACGCGCAGTTCCATCTGCGCGAGATCCACATCCCTTCGGCGAAGCGCCACCAATTCGCCGAACCGAAGTTGCGCGAAGGCAGCGAGGAGTACGAGTAGGCGGTAACGCGGCTGGATCGAGTCGGCGATGGCGAAGACCTGGTCGAGAGTTGCGGTCGGACGTTCTGGCGTCTTGTCCTGTCCGGCTCCCTTAATTCGGCAGGGGTTACGACGGATCAGGTCATCGTCGACGGCCGTGGCAAAGACGGCATGAAGGATGCGGTAGGTCTTGGCCAGGGTGGGCTTGCCGACGCCAGCTGCTAGCCGATCTGATCGCCAGCTGCGGACGTGCGCTGCGGTCACCTTATTGAGGGCCCGCTCGCCGAGGTACGGCTGGACATGGAGCCGTAGGTGCCGCACGTACTCCTCACGCGTGCGGGCCTTGAGGTCACGTTCGCGCACCCAGCGGTCCGCGTAGGCGGCCAGTGTGACCTTTCCTGCGTCGGGGTCGAGCCACTCGCCGCGAAGCAGCTCCGCCTCCATCTCCACCAACCACTGTTCGGCGGACCGCTTCGTGTCGAAGG from Micromonospora kangleipakensis includes these protein-coding regions:
- a CDS encoding tyrosine-type recombinase/integrase gives rise to the protein MAGNAKGRKRRFGSVRKLPSGAWQARYTGADGLPRKAPTTFDTKRSAEQWLVEMEAELLRGEWLDPDAGKVTLAAYADRWVRERDLKARTREEYVRHLRLHVQPYLGERALNKVTAAHVRSWRSDRLAAGVGKPTLAKTYRILHAVFATAVDDDLIRRNPCRIKGAGQDKTPERPTATLDQVFAIADSIQPRYRLLVLLAAFAQLRFGELVALRRRDVDLAQMELRVHRATAEMQDGTQLDDDPKSAAGTRPISLPPGLRVDIESHLARHAQAGPNGRLFVGPLGAIPRRRNFNRVWREALLVAGIPDSPGLHLHDLRHTGSTWSAQSGATLKELMARIGHSSTRAAMIYQHATRDRDHAIAAALDALIEEARGRPGT